From Helicoverpa armigera isolate CAAS_96S chromosome 29, ASM3070526v1, whole genome shotgun sequence, the proteins below share one genomic window:
- the LOC110377846 gene encoding gamma-secretase subunit pen-2: MDLARLPNDKKLQLCKWYFKVGCLLLPFVWAVNAIWFFKEAFIKPPYDEQKQIKKYVLMSAAGAIAWIAVFAVWITIFQLQRVSWGSTGDALSFIVPLGRA, encoded by the exons atggatCTAGCACGGCTACCTAACGACAAGAAACTCCAACTTTGTAAATGGTACTTCAaag TGGGATGTCTCCTGTTACCGTTTGTGTGGGCAGTGAACGCGATCTGGTTCTTCAAAGAAGCTTTCATAAAGCCTCCCTACGATGAACAGAAACAAATTAAGAAAT ATGTACTAATGAGTGCAGCGGGCGCAATAGCCTGGATAGCTGTCTTTGCCGTCTGGATCACAATATTCCAACTGCAGAGGGTATCCTGGGGCTCCACGGGAGACGCTCTTTCGTTCATCGTGCCGCTCGGACGAGCTTAG